The genomic stretch TGCCGTCGCCCTGCGGGATGAAGCCCCACTTGAGCCCGGTCGGGAAGCCGGCACCGCCGCGACCGCGCAGCCCGGAGTCCTTGATGAGCTGGATCAGGTCGTCCGGGTGCGCCTTGACCGCCTTGCGCAGCGCGGCGTACCCGTCGAGCTTCTCGTAGGTGCCGATCCGCCAGGCGTCCGGCGACAGCCAGCGCTTGGTGAGCACCGGCGTCAGCTTGGCCAGGATCTCCGGCCGAGGCGTGGTCACTTCTGAGCCCCCTTGTCGTTCGCGGAGCCCTGGCCACCGCCGGACGACTCCGCCTCGCTGAGGTTGCGCTCCTGAGCCTCGGCGTCGTCGCCGGCAGGCTTGGCGTCACCGGCGGGCCGGTTGGCCGCCGCCCCGGCGGCCTCCGCCGCCCGGGCATCGCTCGACGTGGGCGCCGCCCCGTCCACCGGCACCTTGGTGCCGGGAGCGTCCGGCACGGCCGTCTTGGCGTCCGGCTGCCGGGTCTCGGCGGTACGCACCTGCGGCGACTTACGGTCCGGCGCGGGTACGTCGGGAGCCGTGGTGCCGGTCGGCGCGAACTTGGCCGGGGTGGCCGGGGCCGGCTTGTCACCGGCCTTGCCGCTGCGGATCGGGGTGTTCGGGTCGAAGCCCGGCACCGAGATGCCGTGCTGCTCGGCCAGCCGCAGACCGCGCAGGCTCGGCTCACCCGGCACGCCGTCGGCGACCGCACCCTCACGCTCGTCGGCGAAGCCGGCCAGTTGCACCGACATCTCCTTGAGCGTGCAGAGGCGGGCACCCCGGCTCGGGGTGGGCCGCCCACCGGCGCGCAGCTCGTCGACCAGACCGACCGCGCGCTGCGGGTCGACGCCGTCGAAGAAGTCGTAGTTGACCGTCATCACCGGGCCGTAGTCACAGGCGGCCAGGCACTCGGCGTGTTCGAGGGTGATCGTGCCGTCCTCGGTGGTCTCGTCGTGCCCGACACCCAGGTGCTCGGTGAGGGCGTCGTAGACCTCCTGGCCACCGAGGACGTTGCACATGGTGTTGGTGCAGACGCTGACCAGCCAGTCACCGGTGGGCCGGCGCTTGTACATGGTGTAGAAGCTGGCCACGGCACCGACCTGAGCCTTGTTCAGGCCGAGCACCTCGGCGCAGAACGCCACCCCGGCCGGGGAGACGTACCCCTCCTCGGACTGCACCAGGTGCAGCAGCGGCAGCAGCGCCGAGCGGGACCGGTCGGCCGGGTAACGGGCGATGATCTCCCGCGCCCGAGCCCGCGTCTGGTCCGTGAAAACAGTCGTGCTCACCGGTCACAACCTCCCATGACGGGGTCCAGCGAGGCGCCGCCGGCGATCACGTCGGCGATCAGGCCACCCTCGGCCATCGCCGGCAGGGCCTGGAGGTTGACGAAGCTCGGCTCCCGGTAGTGCACCCGGTACGGCCGGGTGCCACCGTCGGAGACCGCATGCACACCCAGCTCGCCGCGCGGCGACTCGATGCCGACGTACACCTGGCCCGGCGGCACCCGGAAGCCCTCCGTCACCAACTTGAAGTGGTGGATCAGGGACTCCATCGACTGGCCCATGATCTTGGCGACGTGCTCCAGGGAATTGCCCATGCCGTCGACGCCGATGGCGAGCTGCGCCGGCCACGCGATCTTCTTGTCGGCCACCATCACCGGACCGGGCTTGAGTCGGTCCAGCGCCTGCTCGACGAGCTTGAGCGACTCGCGCATCTCGGCCATCCGGACCAGGTACCGGCCCCAGACGTCGCCGTCGGGGTGCGTCGGCACGTCGAACTCGTAGTCCTCGTAGCCGCAGTACGGCATGGTCTTGCGCAGGTCCCAGGCCAGCCCGGCGGAGCGCAGCACCGGCCCGGTCACGCCGAGCGCGACACAGCCGGTCACGTCGAGCACCGCGACGTTCTGCGTCCGCTCCAGCCAGATCGGCTGCCCGGAGAGCAGGTCCTCGTACTCCTTGAGCCGCTTCGGCAGGAGCTTGAGGAAGTCCCGGATCTTGACAATCGCCTCGTCCGGCACGTCCTGGGCGACACCGCCCGGCCGGACGTACGCGTGGTTCATCCGCAGGCCGGTGATCAGCTCGAAGATCTCCAGGATGTACTCGCGCTCCCGGAAGCCGTAGAGCATCATGTTGATCGCGCCAAGTTCCATCGCCGTGGTGGCGACCCAGACCAGGTGCGAGGAGATCCGGTTCAGCTCCATCATGAGCACCCGGATGGTGGTGGCCCGCTCGGTCACGTCGTCGGTGATGCCGAGCAGCTTCTCCACCGCGAGCGAGTACGCCGTCTCGTTGAAGATCGGCGAGAGGTAGTCCATCCGGGTCACGAAGGTCGAGCCCTGGACCCAGTTGCGGTATTCGAGGTTCTTCTCGATGCCGGTGTGCAGGTAGCCGACGACGGAGCGGGCCTCCCGGACCGTCTCGCCCTCCAGCTCCAGGACCAGCCGCAGCACCCCGTGCGTGGACGGGTGCTGCGGGCCCATGTTGACGACGATCCGACCCTCGTTGATCGGGTCGACTCCCGAGACGAGATCGTCCCAGTCCCCGCCCGTGACGGTGAAGACCCGACCTTCGGTGGTCTCGCGCTCGGTGGCGTAGTTGGACGCGCTCACAGTGCCGACCTTTCGTTCGCGACTGCGGGGCTCCGCTTCGCTGCACTCCTCGCGTTCACTGGTACGACCTCCGCTTGTCGGGCGGCGGGATCTCGGCGCCCTTGTACTCCACGGGCACGCCGCCGAGAGGGTAGTCCTTCCGCTGCGGGTAGCCCTCCCAGTCGTCCGGCATGAGGATCCGGGTCAACGCCGGGTGGCCGTCGAAGACGACGCCGAACATGTCGTACGCCTCCCGCTCCTGCCAGTCGGCGGTCGGGTAGACCGAGGTGACGCTGGGCAGGTGCGGAGCCTCGACGGAGACCGCGGCCTCCAGCCGGATCTGGCGGCGGTAGGTCATCGAGGTGAGCTGGTAGACCACGTGCAGCCGGCGCTCGTCGGCACCCAGGTAGTCCACGCCGGAGAGCGAGGACAACAGCTCGAAGCGCAGCCCCGCGTCGTCCCGCATCACCTGGCACACCTCGGCGATCCGCTCGGGGCGGATGTGCAGGGTC from Micromonospora craniellae encodes the following:
- a CDS encoding NADH-quinone oxidoreductase subunit D, which encodes MSASNYATERETTEGRVFTVTGGDWDDLVSGVDPINEGRIVVNMGPQHPSTHGVLRLVLELEGETVREARSVVGYLHTGIEKNLEYRNWVQGSTFVTRMDYLSPIFNETAYSLAVEKLLGITDDVTERATTIRVLMMELNRISSHLVWVATTAMELGAINMMLYGFREREYILEIFELITGLRMNHAYVRPGGVAQDVPDEAIVKIRDFLKLLPKRLKEYEDLLSGQPIWLERTQNVAVLDVTGCVALGVTGPVLRSAGLAWDLRKTMPYCGYEDYEFDVPTHPDGDVWGRYLVRMAEMRESLKLVEQALDRLKPGPVMVADKKIAWPAQLAIGVDGMGNSLEHVAKIMGQSMESLIHHFKLVTEGFRVPPGQVYVGIESPRGELGVHAVSDGGTRPYRVHYREPSFVNLQALPAMAEGGLIADVIAGGASLDPVMGGCDR
- a CDS encoding NADH-quinone oxidoreductase subunit C; translated protein: MTDDKRAEGGGVPVPVTPAGSTSGAPAEFPPAAPAGRGMFGNQGTGDVSGFGGLVRPRPQLADSPRPFGGYFDEVYDALEEAYPAFGEAIENVVVDRGELTLHIRPERIAEVCQVMRDDAGLRFELLSSLSGVDYLGADERRLHVVYQLTSMTYRRQIRLEAAVSVEAPHLPSVTSVYPTADWQEREAYDMFGVVFDGHPALTRILMPDDWEGYPQRKDYPLGGVPVEYKGAEIPPPDKRRSYQ
- the nuoE gene encoding NADH-quinone oxidoreductase subunit NuoE, coding for MSTTVFTDQTRARAREIIARYPADRSRSALLPLLHLVQSEEGYVSPAGVAFCAEVLGLNKAQVGAVASFYTMYKRRPTGDWLVSVCTNTMCNVLGGQEVYDALTEHLGVGHDETTEDGTITLEHAECLAACDYGPVMTVNYDFFDGVDPQRAVGLVDELRAGGRPTPSRGARLCTLKEMSVQLAGFADEREGAVADGVPGEPSLRGLRLAEQHGISVPGFDPNTPIRSGKAGDKPAPATPAKFAPTGTTAPDVPAPDRKSPQVRTAETRQPDAKTAVPDAPGTKVPVDGAAPTSSDARAAEAAGAAANRPAGDAKPAGDDAEAQERNLSEAESSGGGQGSANDKGAQK